CCACCCACATATTCACAcgcatgcacatcttgatctgattgtatgacttgttttCTCCTTAGATCCGGTTTTTGActttgcaatatatgtaatACAAGTATTCTTTCTTTTCATCCCCTACCCTGAGCTCCACAAAAAGCTTTATTAGAAGTAGGAAGGAAAAGAGGCAAACAAATGCCTCGGTAAGGAaccatacacattgagcgatctgAGATAATCATTCAAGGAGCAAGTCTATGCTTTGTTCTGAAAAGCTTTCAAAAACCCAAGATATCTGAGTACGAGAAGTTTGttacttctcttcttcctttttatatatgtgctcttttacggtacacaatactaagctatactactgttcgaaaaggactagtATACAAATATCCGACggttaagattaattgtatactgcTAAAACCTTCACCTGTGGTATGGATAGTATACATGActagtataagggtatcatggtaaaagaacacaaatgacatcactaaaattttatttttgacactagcataaagtttaaaatgCCATTTcgtttgaaatatcacttttcacatgtaataattactaaatcatTCATAATCATGAATATTTAtatcttatatatactatatactactaagtagtagtactattgtgtaccgtaaaagagctctttaTATATATAAGCAGCAGGTGATTACCCCTCGTGTTCCTAAAGAAAAAGCAGATAAAATAGATTACAACTCCAGCGGACATGCAACAATTCTTCAGGGCGCCGTGCCTGCCCTGAAAAAAATGTGGCCACCTGTAAAACGGGCTGCTTTGGCAGCTCTCGTACGAATACAGATTTCAGGTGGGTGTCTCGGCCCCGTTGTTTCgtcgaaaaagaaaaacttcTTGAATGAGGGACGATTTGCCGATGAATACTGCTGAAATCAACACAAGCTGGCCAAGAGCCTTAAAAAGTGGTTGAATGTTGAAAGCTAAAGCAAGCAAAGCGCACTTGATCAGTCAAACACACAACTTCCACAAACTAAACATGAGCATGAAGCTGCAGTTCATCACGAGACACACGACTGTGCGGACATGAAGTTGTCGATGCATGCGGTCTCTGATCAAGTACCAGCAGGTGATTTACCATTACCTGCTACTGCTGGCGGAGGAGACGGTGCCGGCGGAGGGCTCCGCCATGAGACCTTGTACTCCAAATCTTCTTCCGTCTTGCAAGGGACCTCGCCACCGTCCGGGGTGCTTGAATCGCTACAGAGGAAGGTAACCGGCCAGCAATAATAGGTCTTGTTGATGCTCTTCTCCGAGTGCGCTGGCTTGTAGGtggtctccaccaccaccatcacggGGAAGCCGAGGCTCGCGTCCTGGTGGTGCCTGTCGTAGAGGTAGTACAGCGATGCTGGATCCTTGAGGCTTACCCACCTCCTGTATCTGTGCGAGCTGTGCGGCTGCAGGTCGAAGCTGACATTCGTCGGCTCGAAGCTGGCATTCGTCGGCTCGAACCTGGAGAAGTCCACCATCTCCACGAAGGACGCATTGGGGATGTCCATGATACTGATGACGCTGATGTTGCACTGGATCTGGCCGCGGCCGCTGGGGTTGAGTGCGTGGACGATGATCAGCATCGGCACCTCTTTCGCTGGCTCGTACACAGACGTGGTGTTGTTATAAATCCACCACCATTCTTGTGTCTGGACATAGCCGTAGCTCTGGAGGTCCATCTCCACGGGGCGGTGGACGAAGACgatcaccatcaccaccactgCGACGGCGAGCACGGAGACCACGATGGCCACCA
This genomic window from Setaria viridis chromosome 8, Setaria_viridis_v4.0, whole genome shotgun sequence contains:
- the LOC117866335 gene encoding uncharacterized protein; its protein translation is MATCRAGENTTFPFLATVRSLVAIVVSVLAVAVVVMVIVFVHRPVEMDLQSYGYVQTQEWWWIYNNTTSVYEPAKEVPMLIIVHALNPSGRGQIQCNISVISIMDIPNASFVEMVDFSRFEPTNASFEPTNVSFDLQPHSSHRYRRWVSLKDPASLYYLYDRHHQDASLGFPVMVVVETTYKPAHSEKSINKTYYCWPVTFLCSDSSTPDGGEVPCKTEEDLEYKVSWRSPPPAPSPPPAVAGNWTKLEHNRMRLRTSDGP